The Anomalospiza imberbis isolate Cuckoo-Finch-1a 21T00152 chromosome 27, ASM3175350v1, whole genome shotgun sequence genome segment TTTTAGGATAAGAAAACACGCAACTCCTCTGAGGCAAAGCGGCTACGATACCGGCAGAGACTACCCCGGGGATGCCGCCTCACCCAACATCTCTACCGGCGAGGGGCTGCAGGCCAcagctccccacagctcccctgTCCCCGCTCGGCTAACCCGGGGCTGGCAGCCCGGGAAGCGGAACGCGGCccccgcagccctggcagaacccccagctgggggagcggagcCCCCAGCTCCGCGCCGGGCCTCACCTTCCCCTTCAGGTCCAGCACATAGACGGCGCTGGCCGACATCGCCCCGGCCgggccgcgtcccgcccgcctTCCGCTTCCGCTTCCGCGGGAAGTGACGCCACCGGCCGCACCGGCGGCTGCGCGCAGCGGCGGAAGGACACCGCGAGCGGACGGCGCCGTTAAATAGTCCCGGCGTGCTTTTCCCCCGCGCCCGTCCCGGGAGCGCTGGCACAGCCCCCGCGGCGGGCCGGGCGGCTCCAGCCCGCCCAGGCTGACGTGGGGCCCCGGACACCCGCTGAGGAGCCAGGGCTCAACGGCGCCCGCGGCGGAAAAACTCATTCGGGTTAAGAACAATATCCCGGTTTAAGCGGCGCGTTAGGAGTTCGAACACCATGATACATGTCATCCCTCAGAGGGGTAAGACTCGAACTCCACACGCCCCATTTCATACGTGTATCAGCACCGGAAAAGGGATGAAAGCCGCGTTTTAATAAATGACACCGAATTTACAAGTTGCAGCAGACCCCTCTGAAAGACAGAAATGATACTGTTGATACTCAAGATAGAAATGATACTGTTGATACTCAAGATAGAAATGATACTGTTTTCCACAAAAATCGGATTCAGTACCCGGTGCACAGCAAGGCAGTAATTAGACACTCGAGAGACACACTGATTATTTATTTCAGAGCTGCACAAGCCTGGATGCTCGGTGGGATCCCAGAAATCCTGCACATCAGCTGTTGAAACTTGGACATCGCTCAGAGCTTGTTGGCTGCTCCCTATTCCATGGATTAAACCTCCCTTCTTGCCGGTTAGGTTTGAAAGTATACAAAGATCAAATACCTAAGAATATCCTTTCCTAAAACAATTTTacatatttcacatttttcaacATGGCCTCTGACAGAACTTGATAGAAAGTAATTATACAATTCACATAACTTACAACAGAAACTTAAATGTGAGACTGCCAGACTCTCCACTTCAAAAAGGGAGAACTGTTAGAaccaaagaaataaaggaatgttTTCCATCTGGCTCACAGCAATTAGTTTTGGCCTTAATCTCActataaacacaaaaaaaaccagcccTCTGTATCGACGTAAACCAGAGCTCCTCAGCCCAGAGGAGACATTGCTGGAtgtttggttttaaaaaaacaagtcTATAAGATAAGACAGTATAAAGTCATAAAAGCTCAGAAGATGTATTAGACAATATGGAGAAAAGACAGATTTACATGGCAACCCTGCTTGACACAAACAAAACACGactccagctccagagcagtGAAAAGCAGCCCGGTCATTTAGTCCAGCTGACTTTGGGAATGTCGTAATGCTCAGTCAGAGTATCCAAGTGCCTGTTGAAGTCCtgggggagggaaagagaaagaaaacagggTGCTGACATCACCAAATTGAACCATAAGCCCCCGTGCGTCCCGGCTTGTGTTTCACAAGGCGGAACAGTTCCTTCAGCCCAACAACAAACACGCCGGTCTGAGGAACGCGGGATGGTTTTGCTCACCTCCACTCGCTGCTTGTGGGTTTTCGACGCCTTCTTCAGGATCCGCTCCATTTGCTGTAGGAGACACAGAAGGGCCGGTTACTCCCGGCACTCGCAGCCCCCTCAGCGGCCGCACCCCAGGGGTGGCGGCGGTTTTTAAAGCCTTACCCGCTTCTCCTGCATCTTCTCGTAGGCCACCTGCGCCGGGGTCCGCTTGTCCAGCCCGcgcttcttctcctcctcctgcttcttGCTGCTCACGATCTGCTCCAGGATCTGGGCCTTGTCTTTcgccttcttcttcttcctgcGGGAAGCGCCCGGTCAGCGctcagccccggggctgtgTGTCCCCTCCTCGCCCACCGTTCTCCCGGCCCCTCCTCACCGCCCCCCGTTCTCCCCCGGTTCCCCTCGACCCCCCTCACCGTTTGCCGGCCCCCAGGGCCCCGCCGCTGCCCTTCAGCCGCAGCGGACCGCGCTGCACCGCCTCGTAATCCGCCATGGCGGAACGGCCGCGCCCGCGCCCCCTGCCGGCACCGCCGCAACGGCACGGCCGGCTCCGGGAGCCGCGCTCGAGCCCCGCCCGGCCCCTCCGTGAGGGGAACCCAGGCGGCTTGCACCTCCGTGCGGGGACCGGCCCCTCCGTGAGGGGAGCCCAGGCGGCTTGCACTTCCGTGAGGGGACCGGCCCCTCCGTGAGGGGAGCCCAGGCGGCTTGCACCTCCGTGCGGGGACCGGCCGCTCCGTGAGGGGAACCCGGGCGGCTTGCACCTCCGTGCGAGGACCGGCCGCTCCGTGAGGGGAACCCAGGCGGCTTGCACCTCCGTGCGGAGACCGGCCCCTCCGTGAGGGGAGCCCAGGCGGCTTGCACCTCCGTGCGGGGACCGGCCGCTCCGTGAGGGGAGCCCAGGCGGCTTGCACCTCCGTGCGGAGACCGGCCCCTCCGTCAGGGGAGCCCAGGCGGCTTGCACCTCCGTGCGGGGACCGGCCCCTCcgtgagggaagcccaggcgGCCGTGAGCTGCCTCGCACCTCCGTGAGGGTGACCGGCCCCTATCAGAAGGGAACCGAGACTGCCATAAGCCCACTTGCACCTTCGTGATGGGGAACGGGAACgacccccgccccgcccctccGTGAGGGGAACCGGGGCTGCCATAAGCCGCTTTGCACCTCCGTGAGAGGAATCAGCCCCTCCGTGAGGGGAACCGAGGCGACCATGAGCCGCCTCGCACCTCCGTGGCGGGGACCGGCCGCTCTGTGAGGGGAACCGAGACTGCCATAAGCCGCTTTGCACCTCCGTGAGGGGGATCTGCCCCTCCGTGAGGGGAACCGGGGCTGCCATAAGCCGTCTTGCACCTCCGTGAGGGGGATCAGCCCCTCCGTGAGGGGAACCGAGGCGGCCATGAGCCGCCTTGCACCTCCGTGAGGGGAACCGGCAGTGAGCCCAGTCCGGGGGTATCTCCGTGAGGGGAACCGAAGCTGGACTTGCAAAATGTGGAGTATATCaagatattttaatttagatttttatttaaatgtaaacTCTTTGTATACTTTCAAACCTAATCAGCAAGAAATGAGACATAATGAGTGGGAAGACAGCAGCTAGCAGCCCTTAGTCAACGACATATGGGAATTAACAATCTTTAGAGATGAGTAAATCAAAATGCTGAtgtatgtgtgtgcatacaCCGATAATTTGGCAAAGGACTCAAGGTCTGTATATCCTACAGCTGAACTATCTTCATTATAATACTTAAGATCATGCCTCAGGGTCAAAAAGATCTTGCCCAGGTGCAGACCCTTCCCCATTGAATGTGGAGAAGTTAGCTGGGGATTGGCTAACTTGTATGGAAATTACAAAATAATCTTAATATAGGGGCTGACCTTGGAAAAAGACTAACTCTGAACTTTTGTAAATAATGGCGTGGAAAGTCCAGTGGGGTGTGTTGGATTTGTGGAAACCCACCAAGCATCCAGGCTTGTGCAAATAATATCTCTCTCAAGTGTGTAATTATTGGCTTGTTGCACACCACATAATAAATGTGATTTTGAGGACAACAAGATGGAATCGCCTTGAGGAGAACACCCGGAGATCCAGGCTACACCAGGAGAGAccagccccatccctccccACACTTTTTGTTGCACTCTGAACAGAACCATTCCAGATCATTTTTGCTATGTGAAGATGCTCTGAGGAGCAAGCCTGCCCCAGGAACAGATTTCCACCAGCCAGAGGAAACCAGTGACCCAGAAATAGAAACTTTACAGATCCATAAAaaagcagcctgttccagttcctccttttttccccactagTTTTTCATCTTTCATACAGCCTTTCATAGCATCACATTTCTGTTCACATGTATGAACTATACGCTCACACGTCTTTTCAGTGCAAAGGCCATGTATGTATCAGTATGGATGGATGTCATGCTAATCACCATTAATTAGTAGTAACGTACATCAGCAGATGATGCAGAAGGAAGGGAGTGAGCGGACTTGATGGGTACTACCTCCAGTACAAGCTACCATCAGCATTAGTGTATTTTAACAATGTGCATTAAAGGAAAatactggcacaggctgcccaggacagtggtgaagtcaccatccctggaagtgttcaaaaaacatgcggatgtggcacttggggacatggaaTAGTGGTGACCTTGGCAGTGCTGCATTAATGATCCAAAAGGGCTTTTCCAACATTTATAATTCTGACCCTATAAAATATGAGACGGAAAGGAGGAGGGGCTACCAAATTCCCATCATTTGGTGCTAAATTTTAAAGGAGGAAAACACTACTAACACTTTTCAGTTCATTCACCATATCTGAAGGCATGAAAAAGCAGGGTCCACTGGGTCTACCTGCAGCTGAAGGGCACTAATGAGCAGCTATTACTTATTTGGCTAAATCCTGTAACCCGAGTCTTCGTGGTGCACACAGGAGACGGGTGAATGCTGCTGGATAAGAGCCTCAAGCAGCCAGACTAAAGATTTGATGAAATGCTCCTATTATGATACTTTGCAGCCTGTACCAGTTGGTTACCTGATCCTCTGCTGTACCTGAGCCTCATTGTTGCAGCTTTTAATAACTGAATATCCAGAGGAGCTCTAAAGGTGCCTTTGAGGAAAGAACTGACAAGAGTCAGTATTCCCAGCTCAAAATGGGCAACAAGCAAACCATTTTCACTCAAGAGCAACTGGATGCATATCAGGTATAAAGCAAACTAAATGGCTCTTTGGGCAGGACATTGAATAATGGCAAAGGTGTTGCTGGGTTTTTTAGAAcaacatcttttaaaaattaataaatagaCGTACTGAATTGCAGCAAAGATTTTAGTAACATAGTTTGATTTTTATATCAAAAGGAAGGGTTATAAAATACGCCTAATTGTATGccaaaaataaatctttaatgCTTACACATACACTACAGTATAAATTCATTTAAGTCACTGCATGGGAAAAGTTTGGGCCAATGCATGCTAAAAACTGTCATTTCGTGTTATACCTTTTCTTACTCCATAGGACTGCACATTTTTCACAAGGAAAGAAATTCTGAGGTGAGTCTTCTGTATGCATGATGTGAATAAAGGGCAGAGATTGCTGTAAAGGCAGGTTACGTATGgggtaaaatatttaaaaaataatttttaaatagattTACTCAAACTTAAAGTGATACTTTGGAGCAATCTGAGcatttttgttggctttttttcatttacaaacCAACTGAGCCAGAATTCTAAATTTTGTATTAATGTACTAGTCCCTCTCtatttattagaaataaatgtaattaattacATCTTAGTGGCAGCGACATCCACGGTTTTCTCACACGGTTTTCAGACAGATGCTTCCAAGTGTACTGTTACTCTTTGGAATACTTTGCTGGTTTATGAAAACCTTAATGATTgtgttttcttcatgttttcttGTAAATGATCACACTGCTGCTCCAAGACACATTTTTGCCGAGCCTCACCGAACTCCCTATTTAATCTCTGGCCAAAGGATCTGATAAAGGCAGGATCGGGTGGGACTGAGAGTCCTCTCTGAAAACATGAATTTATTCTCCTCTCATAAGGGTTTGGCTGCATGTCCTGTGTAAGCATTTTCACCTAACAGTTCTATAACGAAGCTTTGTATTTTTCACCAGTTACACTATGTTGTTTTAATAACGGTTGTTCCAACAAAAACGTACTGTTACTTAGTGACTGATCTCCATCTGGTAATGGATGCAAAGCGTGAAAAATGAGGTGGAAAAGCAAACCACCTTGTTCTCAGAAGTCCAAAGAGCCAACAAGCCTTTCTCTCTGTCTCAGGCTGTTTCACAGGTACCGAGATCTGGCCCCGCAGCTCGTTCCCCTTGACTACTCGGACAAACCAGCTGTGACACTCCCCTACGAGCTCATCGGCAGCATGCCAGAGCTCAAGGTACCGAGCACACGACTCGAGTGACACATTTCAGTTTCATCTACCCTTCTTGAATAATTCATCCAGGACTAATTGCTGGGAGGCTGCCATAGAAATGAATTTGGGCTTTCTGGAAGCTTCTAGTAATTCCCAGAAAACATGCTGAAACAGCACAAAGGTTAAAGAGGGTGTGGCTGTGTCTGCTTCTGACACAGCATTAGACAAGAACTTAAAGGCAGAAAGGGGAGAAATTGCCAAAAACGTGTTTCAACTAAAATAATCTCACTCCACTTGCCTTGCCTGCACTGAAATGAATGCTAGTAAGGATGACCTTCCCTTGCTCCTGTGCTGTTTCCCAGGACAACCCATTCCGCCAGCGGATAGCAGAGGTGTTCTCAGAGCACGGCGATGGCAATATGACTTTGGATGATTTTCTGGACATGTTTTCTGTGCTAAGTGAAATGGCTCCCCGAGACTTGAAAGCTTattatgcttttaaaatttatggTGAGTGGAGACATGCATAAAAATTAAGTGAGGAAATCCTGCAGCTTCCTGTATGGCTGCAAAATCCTCACTTTGTCAGCATAGTGATTTTTAGTTACCATTTCTTTTAATTCCACTTgaatgtttttctccctcctctaAAAACTTCTGGTTTTCTTTATCCTTTTGTCTCTAATTTATTTGGTATTAAGATTTACCACCAAATTTACAACTTGAAATTACCTGCAGTTTTCAAGAGCTGATAAAcattaagaaatatttctgtctgaGGGGCTGCTTGGAAAAGTACAGCACAGGGGATTTGGCTGCCCATGAATCTGTAGGGTGGGTTTGGGAGGGGGAGGCAGGGAAGCAcactgcaggttttttttctccaaggacaaatgtaaagatttttttaaacgTGTATTTACAGTTACTTTCTTTATGATCAGCTAAAGAGAAACAATATTTCAAACCAACACAATTTTGCTGGAATGCTTTAATGGTGGCTAGGCTATGCTTAGCCATTAAACTACCCTttgtatgaaaagaaaaaaattaagagatttttattttgtagctCATTTCTTTTACAAATACATAGAGGTAACTTCATTTCTGATTTGAGAGTTCTACTGATAAAAATCCATCACAGCCTGGGAACCAAACCCTTCTACTGGGTCTTGGCAAACAACCATGTAAAATGATGACTTTTGTCACTTTAAATTAACTTTGTCTCCTTTGTCAGACTTCAACAATGATGATTACATATGCAAATCAGATCTAGAGAAAACTGTTAACAAATTAACCCGAAATGAACTGACCCAGGAAGAAGTCAGCCTTGTGTGTGAAAAGGTGATTTATGAGGCTGATGTGGACAATGATGGCAAGCTGTCCTTGGCAGACTTTCAGCATATGATCGTACGAGCTCCAGATTTCCTCAGgtaatttctgcttttaatttctaACCCAAAATTCTCTTAGTTTCCTTGTCAGAAGGCTCTGAAGTGTGTGTTTACATCTCCTATGCGTTTGCAGATCACCACTCTTCTGTGGCAGGTTGTAGCAGAGCTGCCCACTGCAAACACTGCAAAAATAGATGTTTGAAAAAGTCTGGAGGCTTCTTGACTTGCTTTTGAACTTCCAAAGTACTTTTTACATGATACAAGGTCCTTGTAACTTAAAAAGTTAGTATTAGCACTTAGGCTGCATTGATAAATGTATGAGATTTGCTCACTCAGTACTTAACATAGTGTTAATGTGGTTTCTGATGCACATCTTACACAAACCAGCACTCAAATCTTGCATTTATTTAATGTACCTCATCTTTGCAAATcctttgaaaataaagtttCCAATTTATCACAGAGTCCTACAATTAATTGTAGTAAATCCTTTAAACGGTGATACATAAGTGATCATGACTTCTGTTTTTAACAGCACCTTTCATATTCGAATCTGAATCTAGTCAACCACAGGGATGGGAGTGCTTTCAACAACTGTTACTACACCTGAGATTACCAGCCACGAGAACACAAGCTGAGAGGGGCAACGAGGACAACTTCTGGTAACTGAACCACTCAGAGAACTGTTTTTCATTTATCTCTTTAAGAGGAACAATTCCTTAAGCTCTTCATCAGGATTTCCTTGTAATTTAGCAAAATGTCTACTCCCCACCCTCAGCTAGAGCAAACCTGGCATGGACTGTCAGAagggaagtattttttttccaagttcaGATACCACCAGGAAGTAAAGAAACTTGTATCAAACtaaaacctctaaaaaatcacccaaaaatgCCTTAACCAGTAAAAATCCCTTTAGTTTCAAAACCATAAGTAACTCCTCTGATTATTTATGGTCTTAATAAATGGTCCAATGAATCAATTCCTGAAATATTCTCCCACAGTGCAGGATTTACAATGAAAAAGTCAGCATAGTTTACAGACAAAAGAGTCCACCCCAGGTCCTGTCCCTCTTCTCCATTTTCAGAAATCCTCTATTTTCCACACCCACCAGGGTCCCTACGCACAAATGATGAATAGGACTGAAAACTTAAGGTTGTAAAATTCTCTTTTCATAAGAAGTTTATTTATGCAGTGCTTAGGGTCCTGTACAAGAGAGTAAAAACAGACATACTGTAATAAACaacagttttgttttaataCAAACATGAAAATCAATGAGAAGTGTTTAAGAAAGCAGTTCTAATGTGGGAAGGGTGGCAGCCAAAAGTGATCatttgaaaaatacaatttacagttatttttacaaattttgGGATGCATTAAATTCCCTTCAAAACAAACTCTTAAGTCCCAACTCACACTCAATGTAGAGCAGGTGATTCCTGCAGAAAGGCTGGAGAGACCAGTTAACCAGCCAGTTACCTTTATTAACCACAGCAACTCCGGGGATCAGTGAAGGATGGGTCAGGAATAAGGCAGCCTGGAACACTCAGGCTGCAGTTACCATTCACATTCCTTTGAACAGATCCTTAGTTAAGCTAGAAATGAAGACACAAGTTAGTCATCATTCTTCCCAAGCC includes the following:
- the FAM32A gene encoding protein FAM32A encodes the protein MADYEAVQRGPLRLKGSGGALGAGKRKKKKAKDKAQILEQIVSSKKQEEEKKRGLDKRTPAQVAYEKMQEKRQMERILKKASKTHKQRVEDFNRHLDTLTEHYDIPKVSWTK
- the CIB3 gene encoding calcium and integrin-binding family member 3 isoform X1 produces the protein MGNKQTIFTQEQLDAYQDCTFFTRKEILRLFHRYRDLAPQLVPLDYSDKPAVTLPYELIGSMPELKDNPFRQRIAEVFSEHGDGNMTLDDFLDMFSVLSEMAPRDLKAYYAFKIYDFNNDDYICKSDLEKTVNKLTRNELTQEEVSLVCEKVIYEADVDNDGKLSLADFQHMIVRAPDFLSTFHIRI
- the CIB3 gene encoding calcium and integrin-binding family member 3 isoform X2 codes for the protein MHIRLFHRYRDLAPQLVPLDYSDKPAVTLPYELIGSMPELKDNPFRQRIAEVFSEHGDGNMTLDDFLDMFSVLSEMAPRDLKAYYAFKIYDFNNDDYICKSDLEKTVNKLTRNELTQEEVSLVCEKVIYEADVDNDGKLSLADFQHMIVRAPDFLSTFHIRI